Below is a window of Nocardia asteroides DNA.
GCGGCGTCGGGCATCGCCAGGATGAACTGGAGGAATCGCACACCGCCCGCTTCGGCGGACAGTTCCAGCTCGGCGGCGTACCGGCAGCCGAGTCCGGCGAGTTTTCCGCTCTGGTCGATGGGGTCGCACCACACACCACCACGAGCCAGCCCGCCGATCGTGTGGGTGGCGGCGGACCGAGCGGTGCGATCTCCTGCGGATACGAGCTGACCTCCGCCGCATCCGTCGGCTGCCCCCACGGCAACGGATCCCTCATCGGAGACGTCATCGATGCTTCCCCCGTCGTCGGCCCTTCCGAGCCGTGAGCTCCCCCGAGCACACCCCGCCGACTCTACCCACTGCGGCTTCGGCCCCGAATCACCCATAGGTCACCACGAGTGGCGCGTGGTCGGAGAGGCGCTCCTCGGGTGATGGTTCCTTGTCCACGACGACGGCCGTGGCCAGGCGGGCGAGCTTCGGTGTCGCGAGCTGGTGATCCACTCGCCAGCCCACATCCTTGACGAACGACCGGCCCGCCCAGCTCCACCAGGTGAGCGGCCCCGGCCGATCGCCGTGCACCCGCCGCACCACGTCGACGAGCCTGCGGGTGCCCAGCACCGTACTGAACCACTCGCGGTCGGCGGGCAGGAAGCCGTCCATCGTCCGGGCGGCCCGCCAATTGGTCACGTCGTGCTGCGTGTGGGCGATGTTCAGGTCGCCGACGAGGAGGAACTCGCGTCCCGCGTCGAGCGCAGCGAGCCGGTTCCGCCGCAGTTCCCGGGCGAACGCCGCGAGAAACCGGTGCTTGCGCTCGTATTTGAGACCGCCGTCGGGCTGTTCGCGCATCGATCCCGGACGCTGCAGATGCGCGGGTAGTCCGCCCTTCGGGAGATAGAGGCAGGCCACCGTCAC
It encodes the following:
- a CDS encoding exodeoxyribonuclease III; this encodes MSSPVVDPFTVATFNVNGIRAARRRGFDTWLRARSADVVALQELRCPASEVGSFPGYSAAVDVGSVAGRNGVAVLTRVPAAAVRTWVTHPPRARGLGEFATQGRYLEVDLADRAVTVACLYLPKGGLPAHLQRPGSMREQPDGGLKYERKHRFLAAFARELRRNRLAALDAGREFLLVGDLNIAHTQHDVTNWRAARTMDGFLPADREWFSTVLGTRRLVDVVRRVHGDRPGPLTWWSWAGRSFVKDVGWRVDHQLATPKLARLATAVVVDKEPSPEERLSDHAPLVVTYG